A single genomic interval of Salinarchaeum sp. IM2453 harbors:
- the hmgA gene encoding hydroxymethylglutaryl-CoA reductase (NADPH) yields the protein MEDTEALRDRVLNGDLRLHELEDYTDRETAIAVRQEVIKEQTGTSVNAIDRYGFSEEEIEPNIENAIGGTEIPIGVAGAVSISGNYASGEYYLPLATTEGALVASVNRGCSVIDKAGGATTRVMQSGMTRAPVFQVESVAEAETVVNWIKTNMDQLQETAESTTSHGELLDIDPYVVGDSIYPRFIYDTKDAMGMNMATIATRKASELIEEETPARLVAISGNLCSDKKPAAINAIEGRGKTVIAEVLIPEDQVQEQLGTTSDAIEEANTRKNLVGSAKAGSLGFNAHAANVVAAMFLATGQDEAQVVEGANTITTVESRSEGLYMSVSLASLEAGTVGGGTSLPTQQEALEIIGVAGGGDPPGSNAGELAEVIATGTLAGELSLLAALASRHLSGAHEDLGR from the coding sequence ATGGAAGACACAGAGGCTCTCAGAGATCGAGTGCTTAATGGGGACCTCCGGTTACACGAGTTAGAGGATTACACAGATCGTGAAACGGCGATTGCAGTCCGGCAGGAAGTGATCAAAGAGCAAACTGGCACAAGTGTAAACGCAATTGATAGGTATGGCTTTTCTGAAGAAGAGATTGAGCCAAATATCGAGAATGCAATTGGAGGAACGGAGATTCCGATTGGTGTGGCTGGAGCCGTTTCGATAAGCGGGAATTATGCAAGTGGAGAGTACTATCTACCGCTCGCAACAACAGAGGGAGCACTTGTTGCATCAGTTAACCGAGGGTGTTCTGTGATTGACAAGGCTGGCGGAGCGACAACGCGCGTCATGCAATCAGGGATGACAAGGGCGCCAGTATTTCAAGTAGAAAGCGTCGCAGAAGCAGAAACAGTCGTCAACTGGATCAAGACAAATATGGATCAACTACAGGAGACAGCTGAATCAACAACAAGTCACGGTGAACTGCTTGATATTGATCCATATGTTGTTGGCGATTCAATTTACCCCCGATTTATTTATGATACAAAGGATGCGATGGGGATGAACATGGCGACAATTGCAACCAGAAAGGCAAGCGAGCTTATTGAAGAAGAAACACCAGCACGACTTGTCGCTATTTCCGGGAATCTCTGTAGCGACAAAAAACCAGCAGCGATCAACGCAATTGAAGGACGAGGGAAAACAGTAATTGCAGAAGTACTTATTCCTGAAGACCAAGTGCAAGAACAACTTGGAACGACATCGGACGCAATTGAGGAAGCAAATACACGAAAGAATTTAGTTGGATCTGCAAAGGCTGGGTCACTGGGATTCAACGCACATGCTGCAAATGTGGTTGCTGCAATGTTTCTTGCGACAGGGCAAGATGAAGCACAAGTTGTAGAAGGAGCAAATACAATTACAACGGTTGAATCGCGATCTGAAGGGTTATATATGAGCGTATCACTCGCAAGTCTTGAAGCCGGAACGGTAGGAGGCGGAACAAGTCTACCAACTCAGCAAGAGGCACTAGAAATAATTGGCGTAGCTGGTGGAGGTGATCCCCCAGGAAGTAATGCCGGAGAACTGGCAGAGGTTATTGCTACAGGAACGTTAGCTGGAGAGCTTTCGTTACTTGCTGCACTTGCATCACGGCATTTATCCGGGGCACACGAGGATTTGGGGAGATAA
- the nadA gene encoding quinolinate synthase NadA, with protein MSDLETAETESELSLFKYDHLAQLPEEYQSLSQEERHNRIQSALDGLGDDVVVLGHNYQRQEIVEHADFVGDSYELSKKAASADAPYVVFCGVTFMAESADIITDDSQNVLLPSIEASCPMAGMAEAIQVDAAWEQLAAAAPERNIIPITYMNSYADLKAFTAENGGAVCTSSNAKNVFEWALSKGDAVLFMPDKHLGRNTAYQLGLEEEITVFDPWNPEATDMSELASAKIILWDGYCQVHDRFQAKHIAEVREKHPNAQVVVHPECRREVVEAADVVGSTSTIRNTVSTADPGETWAIGTEVHLAKHLDRWHSDVNVVPLCGDACMDCNAMRQIDPNYLTWILEELQQDTVHNVIDVPKDTSNEAELALDRMLELTG; from the coding sequence ATGTCTGACCTTGAGACAGCCGAGACTGAATCCGAACTAAGTCTCTTCAAATATGATCATCTTGCACAGCTTCCTGAAGAGTATCAATCTTTGTCACAAGAAGAACGCCACAACCGTATCCAATCAGCATTAGACGGATTAGGTGATGACGTAGTCGTTCTTGGTCATAATTATCAACGCCAAGAAATCGTTGAACACGCTGATTTTGTTGGCGACTCCTATGAACTATCGAAGAAGGCAGCCTCAGCTGATGCCCCATATGTTGTGTTTTGTGGCGTTACTTTCATGGCTGAATCAGCAGATATTATCACTGATGACAGTCAGAATGTTCTGTTACCATCCATTGAAGCTTCCTGTCCAATGGCTGGGATGGCTGAAGCAATACAGGTTGATGCTGCTTGGGAACAACTTGCCGCCGCTGCTCCGGAACGGAATATCATTCCAATCACTTACATGAATTCCTATGCTGATCTAAAAGCATTTACAGCCGAAAACGGCGGTGCTGTGTGTACCTCATCAAACGCGAAAAATGTCTTTGAATGGGCTCTCTCAAAAGGGGATGCAGTTCTGTTTATGCCAGATAAACACCTCGGACGTAATACAGCCTATCAGTTAGGACTAGAAGAGGAAATTACTGTCTTCGACCCATGGAACCCGGAAGCGACAGATATGTCCGAACTGGCATCCGCCAAAATTATTCTCTGGGACGGTTATTGCCAAGTCCATGACCGATTTCAAGCCAAACACATAGCTGAAGTCCGTGAGAAACACCCTAATGCACAGGTTGTTGTTCATCCTGAATGTCGTCGTGAGGTTGTTGAAGCAGCCGACGTTGTTGGGTCGACTAGCACTATTCGGAATACTGTTAGCACTGCAGATCCGGGCGAAACGTGGGCTATCGGAACAGAGGTTCATCTCGCTAAGCATCTAGATCGATGGCATTCAGACGTTAATGTCGTGCCACTTTGTGGCGATGCCTGCATGGATTGTAATGCTATGCGCCAGATCGATCCCAACTATCTGACGTGGATTCTTGAGGAATTACAGCAAGACACTGTACACAATGTCATTGATGTTCCAAAAGATACCTCAAACGAAGCGGAATTGGCGCTTGACCGGATGCTTGAACTAACTGGGTAA
- a CDS encoding L-aspartate oxidase, with product MSTTESTNVLVIGSGIAGCAAALSAARNGDNVALVTKATHADETSTGWAQGGIATTRHDADQFKQDIIDASDNTADPNAVDILVNEAPSVIEDVLIETLDVPFDKENDEFAYGQEAAHSTRRILHVGASTGKHILRPFFEYLQNHQSVRIYDDSTALELITEHDTVHGAIVEDSNTSRVIFAGNTILATGGIGTLYPYSTNPSAATGDGIGMASLVGAQTADMAFVQFHPTAYAADDPDELFLISEAVRGEGAVLRNGNDVRFMPDYHVDAELAPRDVVARAVSSERSQTGTVYLDVSSFDFESTFPDLAAKCEQHDVDIDAGIPVAPAQHFLCGGVVVDTHGRTTVDGLYAVGECARTGVHGANRLASTGLLEGLVWGVRAGNDAAGKSATAVETPDVTTIDPQLPDQFTDAKFKRIQQIVGRSAGITRTRDDLQNAQAELRRIKGEIDAYARTRTSRSLYELRNAAVTALLITQAASETDSVGCHQLVESADPAPQM from the coding sequence ATGAGCACAACTGAATCAACGAACGTCCTTGTTATAGGTAGCGGAATCGCTGGTTGCGCAGCCGCACTTAGTGCGGCGCGTAACGGAGATAATGTGGCTCTTGTAACTAAGGCTACTCACGCTGATGAAACTTCGACCGGCTGGGCGCAAGGCGGAATTGCGACCACCCGACATGATGCAGATCAATTTAAGCAAGATATCATCGATGCCAGTGACAACACTGCCGATCCAAATGCTGTCGACATCTTGGTTAATGAAGCTCCGAGCGTGATCGAAGATGTCTTGATCGAAACTCTTGATGTGCCGTTCGATAAGGAGAACGACGAGTTTGCATATGGACAGGAAGCAGCCCACTCTACTCGACGCATCCTGCACGTTGGAGCCTCCACCGGAAAACACATTCTTCGTCCATTTTTTGAATATCTTCAAAACCACCAATCCGTGCGCATCTACGACGATAGTACAGCACTAGAGTTGATCACTGAACATGACACTGTACATGGGGCAATAGTTGAGGACTCAAACACATCCCGAGTCATATTTGCAGGTAATACGATTCTTGCAACCGGTGGGATCGGGACTCTTTATCCGTACTCCACAAACCCTTCAGCTGCTACTGGCGATGGTATTGGTATGGCTTCGCTTGTCGGTGCTCAAACTGCGGATATGGCTTTTGTCCAGTTTCACCCTACCGCCTATGCAGCTGATGATCCTGACGAGTTATTTTTGATCAGTGAAGCTGTCCGCGGTGAAGGTGCTGTTCTACGAAATGGAAACGATGTACGATTTATGCCTGATTATCATGTAGATGCTGAACTTGCTCCTCGTGATGTCGTTGCCCGAGCTGTTTCAAGCGAACGTTCACAGACTGGAACAGTTTACCTTGATGTCTCGTCTTTTGATTTTGAGTCGACGTTTCCTGACTTAGCAGCAAAGTGTGAGCAACACGATGTTGATATTGATGCTGGTATTCCTGTTGCTCCCGCCCAACACTTCCTCTGCGGAGGTGTTGTAGTTGACACCCATGGACGAACAACTGTTGATGGACTATACGCTGTTGGTGAATGTGCCCGTACCGGAGTACATGGCGCTAACCGCCTTGCCTCTACTGGGTTACTTGAAGGTCTTGTTTGGGGCGTTCGAGCAGGCAATGATGCTGCCGGTAAATCAGCTACTGCCGTTGAAACACCTGACGTAACGACCATTGACCCCCAACTACCAGATCAGTTTACTGATGCCAAGTTTAAGCGTATTCAGCAGATAGTGGGTAGGTCTGCCGGGATCACGCGTACACGTGATGATCTACAGAACGCCCAGGCAGAGCTTCGTCGAATCAAAGGAGAAATTGATGCTTACGCACGCACACGGACCTCTCGATCACTGTATGAACTTCGAAATGCCGCCGTGACAGCTCTACTTATCACGCAGGCAGCCAGTGAAACTGATTCGGTTGGCTGTCATCAACTTGTTGAATCTGCAGATCCTGCGCCTCAAATGTGA
- the nadC gene encoding carboxylating nicotinate-nucleotide diphosphorylase codes for MITDTQIERWLREDLGMNDVNNKISGSTTGQVVVKESGTIAGVDVATAVFEYLDADVTQHVSDGDVVDEGDVVVTVEGVISALLRAERVALNLLGHASGIATKTSKAVCRAREHNPDITIAATRKTTPGLREIEKHAVVAGGGDTHRLNLSHMVMVKENHISEMGLEHAVEHFQERTSFTTKIEVETETYEEALIAADTSADIILLDNFSPNEIERVVEDTDPSVILEASGGITVETVDEYANTGVDVISMGSLTHSVNSLDVSFYTGDIPAEL; via the coding sequence CTGATCACTGATACGCAGATTGAACGGTGGTTACGTGAAGATCTCGGGATGAACGACGTAAATAACAAGATTTCCGGCTCTACAACCGGACAGGTCGTTGTAAAGGAATCTGGAACCATTGCTGGAGTCGACGTAGCAACCGCTGTGTTTGAATACCTTGATGCAGATGTCACCCAACATGTTTCTGATGGTGACGTTGTTGATGAGGGTGATGTCGTTGTGACTGTTGAAGGGGTCATATCAGCCCTGCTTCGTGCTGAACGGGTTGCACTTAATCTCCTCGGTCACGCTTCTGGGATTGCCACAAAAACCAGCAAAGCTGTCTGTCGTGCTCGCGAACATAACCCGGATATCACAATTGCAGCAACCCGCAAAACGACGCCTGGACTGCGTGAAATTGAGAAGCATGCTGTTGTGGCTGGAGGAGGCGACACACACCGACTTAATCTCTCACATATGGTCATGGTCAAAGAAAACCATATCTCCGAAATGGGACTGGAACACGCTGTCGAACACTTCCAGGAGCGCACTTCATTTACAACGAAGATCGAAGTCGAGACAGAAACATATGAAGAGGCTCTGATCGCAGCTGATACTAGTGCTGATATAATTCTTCTTGATAACTTTTCTCCAAATGAAATTGAACGTGTTGTCGAGGACACTGACCCGTCTGTTATTCTTGAAGCAAGTGGAGGAATAACGGTTGAAACTGTCGATGAATATGCAAATACCGGCGTAGATGTTATCTCAATGGGGTCCCTTACACATAGTGTCAATTCACTTGATGTCTCTTTTTACACCGGTGATATCCCCGCGGAATTATAG
- a CDS encoding SDR family oxidoreductase: MDLGIENNAALVTASTSGLGLASAKSLVREGANVTICGRTEDRLATAEEELLAIDGGDVLAVQADITQDEEIAALVEETVDTFGSLDHVVTSAGGVPSGPFLEMNDDNWYSAYDLLVMSHVRAVREAYPYLAESNSGSITAITSTSVKEAIDGLILSNAVRRAVIGVIKTVSRELSPEVRANAVLPAAHETPRIEDLITQALDRGEYDNYGEGLDDWSSDIPMNRIGDPAELGDVVAFLSSPRASFVNGASIPVDGGRMRS, encoded by the coding sequence ATGGACTTAGGTATTGAAAATAATGCAGCACTCGTTACTGCAAGTACCAGTGGCCTTGGCTTGGCAAGTGCTAAATCTTTGGTTCGTGAGGGTGCAAATGTTACTATCTGTGGTCGAACAGAGGATCGTCTGGCAACGGCAGAAGAGGAACTTCTGGCAATTGACGGTGGAGATGTCCTCGCCGTACAAGCAGATATCACACAAGATGAAGAAATCGCTGCTTTAGTTGAGGAAACTGTCGACACCTTTGGTAGTCTCGACCATGTTGTTACGTCTGCTGGCGGCGTTCCAAGTGGACCATTCCTTGAGATGAATGATGATAACTGGTACTCTGCATATGACTTATTGGTCATGAGTCACGTCCGTGCGGTTCGAGAAGCCTATCCCTATCTTGCAGAGAGTAACTCAGGATCAATAACTGCAATCACCTCAACAAGCGTTAAGGAGGCAATTGATGGACTTATCCTTTCTAATGCTGTGCGCCGTGCTGTCATTGGAGTTATCAAGACTGTCTCTCGAGAACTTTCACCGGAAGTTCGTGCAAACGCTGTACTGCCCGCTGCACATGAGACACCCCGTATTGAGGATCTTATTACTCAAGCCCTTGACCGTGGAGAGTATGACAATTATGGAGAAGGTCTTGATGATTGGTCAAGTGATATCCCAATGAATAGAATTGGTGATCCAGCTGAACTTGGTGATGTCGTAGCATTCCTTTCTAGTCCTCGAGCTAGCTTTGTGAATGGGGCCTCCATACCAGTTGACGGTGGACGAATGCGTTCCTGA
- a CDS encoding replication factor A (Replication protein A protects and stabilize the intermediate ssDNA that is generated by the unwinding action of a DNA helicase at the replication fork. In addition, SSBs prevent the formation of secondary structures by single-stranded template DNA.): MTNLQEHAEQVRDRLDDHVDLSIEEVHNRLQTLTDEYKVPIEEARRSLIARYVEEAGIDRAELDEQDSVVDIGSIDSAEEWITVEAKVIDLWEPQSDAIGQVGLLGDETGTVKFTKWSKSDLPTLDEDQVYRLSNVVTDEYQGQYSVKLNRTTTIETLDKDITVGDGTQEIEGALVDIQSGSGLIKRCPKDDCTRVLQNGRCSEHGDVDGEFDLRVKAVIDDGSTAHEVILDKETTEEITGITLEEAKDMAMDALDTTVVVEEISQKILGRYYRVSGPVIGRYLLADNLEALGKPETTEDLLIKARSI; the protein is encoded by the coding sequence ATGACTAATTTGCAAGAGCACGCGGAGCAAGTCCGCGATCGACTAGATGATCATGTAGATCTCTCGATTGAAGAGGTCCACAACCGATTGCAAACCTTAACTGATGAATACAAGGTACCCATCGAAGAAGCACGCCGTAGCCTCATTGCACGGTATGTCGAAGAGGCGGGAATAGACCGGGCAGAATTAGATGAACAGGACTCTGTCGTTGACATCGGATCCATTGACTCTGCTGAAGAGTGGATTACTGTCGAGGCCAAAGTCATCGATCTCTGGGAACCACAGAGTGATGCCATTGGTCAGGTCGGCCTATTAGGTGATGAAACAGGAACAGTTAAATTCACTAAATGGTCAAAATCCGACCTACCCACACTGGATGAAGATCAAGTTTATCGCCTTTCTAATGTTGTGACTGACGAGTATCAGGGGCAGTATTCAGTGAAACTCAACCGAACAACAACCATCGAAACATTAGACAAAGACATTACTGTTGGTGATGGTACACAGGAAATCGAAGGTGCACTTGTTGACATCCAGTCCGGATCCGGACTTATCAAGCGATGTCCCAAAGATGACTGCACACGTGTCCTGCAAAACGGACGATGCTCAGAGCACGGTGACGTAGACGGCGAATTTGACCTCCGTGTCAAGGCTGTCATCGATGATGGTTCTACTGCACATGAGGTCATCCTCGACAAGGAGACGACCGAAGAAATTACAGGCATCACGCTAGAGGAAGCAAAAGATATGGCAATGGATGCGCTTGACACTACGGTCGTTGTCGAAGAAATATCACAGAAAATCCTTGGCCGATACTATCGAGTTTCAGGCCCCGTCATTGGTCGGTACCTCTTAGCTGATAATCTTGAAGCGCTTGGAAAACCAGAAACAACAGAAGATCTGCTTATTAAAGCGAGGTCGATATAA
- a CDS encoding RPA family protein: MSQTPTREVARRVFADEFNNATYTFKESDDERAPLYALLPTGARANRVFIVGTLTEKEDVGDESEYWRGRIVDPTGAFYVYAGQYQPDAASMLRNLEPPEYIAVSGKPRTYETDEGQVNVSVRPESITVVSESVRDRWIAETAEQTLDRITSFDPDVDEYAKLAVDHYGNDLSAHKDTVITALEDLESAQEQVQPSE, translated from the coding sequence ATGAGTCAGACACCTACCCGAGAAGTTGCGCGCCGCGTATTTGCGGATGAGTTCAATAATGCAACATATACGTTCAAAGAGTCAGATGATGAACGCGCACCACTTTATGCACTCCTGCCAACCGGAGCCCGCGCAAATCGTGTCTTCATTGTTGGTACATTAACCGAAAAAGAGGATGTTGGTGATGAAAGCGAATACTGGCGAGGGCGAATTGTTGATCCGACAGGCGCATTCTATGTCTACGCCGGTCAGTATCAGCCTGATGCTGCATCGATGCTCCGAAACTTAGAGCCACCTGAGTATATTGCCGTCTCTGGTAAACCCCGTACGTATGAGACTGACGAGGGGCAAGTCAATGTTTCTGTCCGACCAGAGTCAATTACCGTTGTTTCAGAATCTGTTCGTGATCGATGGATTGCCGAAACAGCGGAACAAACACTCGATCGAATCACATCATTCGATCCTGATGTCGATGAGTATGCGAAACTCGCAGTAGATCACTACGGTAACGACCTCAGTGCGCACAAAGATACAGTTATCACGGCGCTTGAGGATCTTGAATCCGCACAAGAACAAGTGCAACCCTCTGAGTGA
- a CDS encoding transposase has product MVEETFKYAATPADAETATAAWADIQTCREVYNHALTQEYRPRPDYNKPSYTELQNNLTGPNGWKQRWPEWQNVYSKCLQMAIRRIKQSESVLESLQDRGYEVGRLKWKAPQEFRSIVYNQSGFDVDHNTDRTDHAIVNFSKVGDFHLTYHRPLPDDGEITQIILKKEKTGDWSVSIVVEYDPEYPEKPPVEGIEPEETVGIDLGITTFIHDSDGRSFESLNEQRDCDRIERRHWNLSRKEHGSNNWEQARQQLAQAYDRLHNRREDYREKLAHEYTMEYDAVFLEDLDVKAMAEDDGTSRNIASMSWRQTIQAFKRHGKKNGCHVIEVPPEGTTKRCSQCGCETDKPLWVREHSCPACNFEVDRDYNSALEIKRLGLEQLGVEAPMQTVGQDMAESAPAETALAGETEDPSDKVSPKRVVEPGSPCLEERPASAVSK; this is encoded by the coding sequence GTGGTTGAGGAGACGTTCAAGTACGCTGCAACGCCGGCAGACGCCGAGACAGCTACTGCTGCATGGGCCGATATTCAGACATGTCGAGAAGTATACAATCACGCGCTCACACAAGAATATCGGCCCCGTCCAGACTACAACAAACCATCCTATACAGAACTGCAGAACAACCTCACCGGCCCCAATGGATGGAAACAACGCTGGCCAGAGTGGCAAAACGTGTATTCCAAGTGCCTGCAAATGGCGATCCGCCGTATCAAGCAAAGCGAAAGCGTGCTTGAATCACTCCAAGACCGAGGGTATGAGGTTGGCCGGTTGAAATGGAAAGCCCCGCAAGAGTTCCGCAGCATTGTGTACAACCAGTCCGGTTTCGACGTGGATCATAACACGGACCGGACTGACCACGCAATCGTGAACTTCTCCAAAGTTGGTGACTTTCATCTCACCTACCACCGCCCACTCCCCGACGACGGCGAGATTACACAAATCATCCTGAAAAAAGAAAAAACCGGTGACTGGTCCGTCAGCATCGTTGTCGAGTACGACCCAGAATATCCGGAGAAACCGCCTGTCGAAGGTATTGAACCAGAAGAGACAGTTGGGATTGATCTCGGCATCACAACGTTCATTCACGACTCAGACGGTCGGTCGTTCGAATCACTTAACGAACAGCGTGACTGTGACCGTATTGAACGTCGCCATTGGAATCTCTCCCGCAAAGAGCACGGCTCAAACAACTGGGAGCAAGCCCGACAGCAACTCGCTCAAGCGTACGACCGGTTGCACAACCGGCGTGAAGACTACCGAGAGAAACTTGCTCACGAATACACGATGGAGTATGATGCAGTCTTTCTCGAAGATTTAGACGTGAAAGCGATGGCAGAAGATGATGGGACCAGTCGGAACATTGCATCGATGTCATGGCGGCAAACGATTCAAGCATTCAAACGCCATGGGAAGAAAAACGGGTGTCACGTGATTGAAGTGCCACCGGAAGGCACGACGAAACGCTGTTCACAATGTGGCTGTGAGACGGACAAGCCATTATGGGTACGTGAACATTCTTGTCCGGCGTGTAATTTTGAAGTTGATCGGGATTATAATTCAGCACTCGAAATCAAACGTCTGGGGTTGGAGCAACTTGGAGTGGAAGCACCTATGCAGACAGTAGGTCAGGACATGGCCGAATCAGCGCCTGCGGAGACTGCGCTCGCTGGGGAGACTGAGGACCCATCCGATAAGGTGTCTCCAAAGCGCGTCGTTGAACCAGGAAGCCCCTGCCTCGAGGAACGACCCGCGTCAGCGGTGAGTAAGTAG
- a CDS encoding sensor histidine kinase KdpD has translation MLSTTEEPTELHLPSVLDQVIDNLRTAYSNAVIQTDGGVPDIHVKSSDMLDSVFRNLISNAVEHNDKEIPRVSISTEYSDSTVLVKIVDNGPGIPDDCKETIFERGEKGLESSGTGLGLYLVKTLIDSHNGKVWVEDNEPDGAVFVVQLPCA, from the coding sequence ATGCTTTCAACAACGGAGGAACCAACTGAACTCCACCTTCCTTCTGTCCTTGACCAGGTTATCGATAATCTTCGAACTGCCTACTCGAATGCTGTTATCCAAACAGATGGTGGTGTCCCCGATATACACGTCAAATCTAGCGATATGCTCGATTCTGTGTTCCGAAATCTCATTTCCAATGCGGTAGAGCATAATGACAAAGAAATACCTCGTGTCAGCATTTCCACAGAATATAGTGATAGCACTGTTTTGGTTAAGATCGTCGATAATGGCCCTGGTATCCCCGATGATTGCAAAGAAACGATCTTTGAACGTGGTGAAAAAGGACTTGAAAGCTCTGGGACTGGACTTGGGTTGTATCTTGTAAAGACGCTTATAGACTCACACAATGGCAAAGTGTGGGTTGAAGATAACGAACCAGACGGGGCTGTCTTTGTTGTACAACTTCCATGTGCCTGA
- a CDS encoding CopG family transcriptional regulator, translating to MSNKNKTVSFRVNQDSFEKLRSIAEERDLSLSALFRDYVDMLIAHDGKVEVVPEHETTVSDRSGSDEFPPTVEVPTSFVREHERLELEAKHLREQLDEYKEYVTHLQDRIDNEEQKDVIQLEDLDRDLHTADDDNELRPDRSDYR from the coding sequence ATGAGTAATAAAAACAAGACTGTCTCGTTCCGAGTCAACCAAGACTCATTTGAGAAACTCCGTTCCATCGCGGAAGAACGAGATCTTTCACTGTCTGCGCTTTTTCGTGATTATGTCGACATGCTCATCGCTCACGATGGCAAAGTTGAAGTCGTTCCTGAGCACGAGACAACTGTTTCTGACCGATCTGGTTCTGACGAATTTCCTCCGACAGTTGAAGTACCGACCAGCTTTGTACGTGAACATGAGCGTCTGGAACTTGAGGCAAAACATCTCAGAGAACAACTAGATGAGTACAAAGAATACGTGACACATCTGCAAGACCGTATCGACAACGAAGAACAGAAAGATGTTATCCAATTGGAGGACCTTGACCGCGATCTCCACACGGCTGATGACGATAATGAACTTCGGCCAGACCGCTCTGACTATCGATAG
- a CDS encoding DUF5814 domain-containing protein — translation MAITDKIYVKNHRQIGAQLDADIPKGAFKGATMDLLYRGKNLQKLDDTTRDRILDFAEDFLDCSCDNNPYCGCPERKFIRYLLELRAQGLNAEEIVDVMTSDYMLYAYPGDILSFLDDAVRTLEATGDLASVEHNDEIEQKARQAAKELAR, via the coding sequence GTGGCAATCACGGATAAAATATACGTTAAGAACCATCGACAGATTGGAGCGCAACTTGATGCTGACATCCCTAAAGGGGCGTTCAAAGGTGCAACGATGGACCTGCTTTATAGGGGGAAAAATCTACAGAAGCTCGACGACACAACAAGAGATCGGATTTTAGATTTTGCCGAAGATTTCCTTGACTGTAGTTGTGATAATAATCCGTATTGTGGGTGTCCAGAGCGGAAATTTATCCGGTACCTGCTTGAGCTTCGAGCGCAGGGATTGAATGCTGAGGAAATTGTCGATGTCATGACATCAGATTATATGCTATATGCGTATCCGGGAGACATTTTATCATTTCTTGATGACGCTGTACGAACGCTTGAAGCGACCGGAGACCTAGCAAGCGTTGAGCACAATGACGAAATAGAACAAAAGGCACGACAGGCGGCAAAAGAACTGGCACGATAA
- a CDS encoding type II toxin-antitoxin system HicB family antitoxin, with translation MSPTAEPTITLTNEGEWWMAKDTKTGVTSQGKSREAALEHLDEAVAAYKGTAGHKPTEGELKAADIDPERNTSGKSLPDALQ, from the coding sequence ATGAGTCCAACAGCTGAGCCTACGATTACACTTACTAACGAGGGTGAGTGGTGGATGGCCAAAGATACCAAAACCGGCGTAACAAGTCAAGGCAAGTCCCGAGAGGCAGCTTTAGAACATCTGGATGAGGCCGTAGCCGCTTACAAAGGCACTGCTGGTCACAAACCAACTGAGGGAGAGCTTAAAGCGGCTGATATTGATCCTGAGAGAAACACATCTGGTAAATCACTTCCTGACGCACTTCAGTAG